The genomic window TTACTGCCGACCAGATCTCTCAGGTAGGCGGTATCAAATTAAATGCTCCCATCAATCTTAAATTCTGCGATAAATGGAGGGTGGAATTCGATTTCAGGATCGACGGAAACGGGACAACCAGCTACGGACGTGGTGACGGTTTTGCCTTTTGGTACCTTGCCAATCCTCCTGCTGCCTATACCGCAGGTGGTGGTTTGGGAATTCCCGCCAACTCTACCGGGCTGATGGTAGGATTTGATATCTTTAACAACAGTACCGAAGCGCAGATGAGCAAAGTACACGTTCTTTATGGAACCAACAATACAGCCGGATCAAATATTGAATTCAACAATACACCGGGAAGTACATTTCATACAGCAGATCTTAACCCTACCCAACCTTTTGTAGGTGCTACTTATAAGCATGTGGAAGTATTGGGACAGGTAGATCCTGCGACGCCTGCCAACTGGATTATCAGTATCAAGATCGACGGCATTACAGTAGTAAACCAATCTTTTGCCCCTTCGGGAGCAGCGGTGGGAATGACACAAGGCTACTTCGGTTTCTCAGCATCTACGGGAGCGGCAAGTGCAAGACACTCTATTAAAAATGCGAAAATTTTTACCGATAAAGTTTCGATCAACCAGACAACTGTTTCGGCGAGTGTATGCCCGAATCCTTCTACCGGACAGGGAACCATTAATTTAACGACATTCCAGAACCAGTTTGTAACGAATCCGGCGAACTACACATTCACTTACAGCGTTGGCGGAACTCCGATTACGAATCCGACCAACTTTCAGTTCAGCGCAAATACAACCGTATCAGTACGAATTAAAGATAATGCCGGGCTTCTTTGTGATAACCCGGACGGTAAGATCCAACTGACCCTATCGCCGTTCACTGCAACAGCAGCCACTCTTACCGAATGTAATAATAATAACGCCGGGACTGCAACCTATAACCTGACGCTTGCCAACGTGAATGAGCCTGCCGGTTCTACCAAAAAGTTCTACACGACGATGGCCGCTACCACAGAGATCACCAATCCGACCGCTTATGTTTCGGCAGCCGGAACCGTATATGTAAAAGTTACTACACCTCAGGGATGTCAGGGATCTGCCCCTATTACTTTAGCATTTTATCCGCAGATTGCATCACAGGATGCGACCATGGAATCCTGCTTTATTGATGTTGCGCCTACAACCGCTTTATTTAATCTTACCCAGGCCAATGTAACCTCAGCAACAGGAGTTACGAAAAGGTATTTCAAAACGCAGGCTGATGCGCTGGCCGGAACCAATGAAATTTTAAATCCTTCCACTTATATCGCGACATCATCAACAGTATATGTTAGAATCACCAATGTAACGAATTGTTTCGTAATCGTAAAAATAACCCTGAAGGTTTTACCTCCGATCTATTCTTCCGTGCTGAAAGATAAAACCATCTGTATCGACGCCAAAACCAGCCTGGATGCAGGACCTGGCTTCGACACCTACCTATGGAGTACGGGAGCAACTACGCAGACGATCCAGAACATTGCTCCGGGTCAGTATTGGGTACAGCTAAAAACCGGAAGATGTACAACGTTACAGACTGTAAAGGTGAACATAGCAAACCAACCGGTGATTTCCAGCATTGATATCAGCAACAATACGATTACCATCAATGTAAAAGGCGGAAAAGGACCTTTCCAATATTCTCTTGACGGAATTAAATGGCAGGATTCCAATGTCTTTACCGGACTTCCGAGAGGTGAAGTTACCGTATACGTAAAAGACTCTTACAACTGTACACCAATCCATGTTCAGATCACAGTTCCGAATCTGATCAATGCCATCACGCCAAACGGGGATAATGTAAACGACGTTATCGATTATTCCGCTTTAGCGTACAAGAA from Chryseobacterium sp. SORGH_AS_0447 includes these protein-coding regions:
- a CDS encoding gliding motility-associated C-terminal domain-containing protein, with the protein product MNKKLLACFILLLSCVLGKFSAQTYQLTGNPVVTTGWDIVPSAAVNTDFIQLTADQISQVGGIKLNAPINLKFCDKWRVEFDFRIDGNGTTSYGRGDGFAFWYLANPPAAYTAGGGLGIPANSTGLMVGFDIFNNSTEAQMSKVHVLYGTNNTAGSNIEFNNTPGSTFHTADLNPTQPFVGATYKHVEVLGQVDPATPANWIISIKIDGITVVNQSFAPSGAAVGMTQGYFGFSASTGAASARHSIKNAKIFTDKVSINQTTVSASVCPNPSTGQGTINLTTFQNQFVTNPANYTFTYSVGGTPITNPTNFQFSANTTVSVRIKDNAGLLCDNPDGKIQLTLSPFTATAATLTECNNNNAGTATYNLTLANVNEPAGSTKKFYTTMAATTEITNPTAYVSAAGTVYVKVTTPQGCQGSAPITLAFYPQIASQDATMESCFIDVAPTTALFNLTQANVTSATGVTKRYFKTQADALAGTNEILNPSTYIATSSTVYVRITNVTNCFVIVKITLKVLPPIYSSVLKDKTICIDAKTSLDAGPGFDTYLWSTGATTQTIQNIAPGQYWVQLKTGRCTTLQTVKVNIANQPVISSIDISNNTITINVKGGKGPFQYSLDGIKWQDSNVFTGLPRGEVTVYVKDSYNCTPIHVQITVPNLINAITPNGDNVNDVIDYSALAYKKNLVFTVYDRYGNKLYEANKIRNFKWDGTSGNKKILTGTYWYTITWNENDKNNTQTSYNGWVLVKNRE